One Halobacterium zhouii genomic region harbors:
- a CDS encoding PGF-CTERM sorting domain-containing protein produces the protein MSRKAIAVVLTVLIAVSAVPTAAMATASNAQKQEASAYTGTHVQFDVKQNAVVDYQVGGTTMLDSVKVQAGSSGDTGGLFGGSLSLSSVTSIEGSALSLDATANAEATISASGSAKMKAHDNSHGILVVKSGENKQVVVANVSSGASASAESDQQVSVTTESGTKGTFIVVGEGSVTVNENGNVSAKLQANSKLVFRAYPDSKSDQAEQNEKLIASGKVAGEVYVEKQDGKMVTDTVAYTQKTSVKAEQSAESTVKMTVERSASKGKIVITSVSEAAVGSTSNMNVTVDGEAAAKVSSYSKLKGAIGSDSSAYMVKQASSASAKAQVYVAINHFSTKTVKMSGNGSGDNADSGNTSDGSDGSSGSSGGSVPGFGIGAALVAALGAALLAYRRQ, from the coding sequence ATGTCACGTAAAGCAATCGCGGTGGTGCTGACGGTACTGATTGCCGTCAGTGCCGTGCCGACGGCAGCGATGGCGACAGCTAGTAACGCGCAGAAACAGGAGGCGTCCGCGTACACCGGAACGCACGTCCAGTTCGACGTCAAGCAGAACGCGGTCGTCGACTACCAGGTCGGCGGAACGACGATGCTGGACAGCGTGAAGGTCCAGGCCGGGTCGTCCGGTGACACCGGCGGACTCTTCGGGGGGAGTCTTTCGCTCTCCTCGGTGACGTCCATCGAGGGGAGTGCGCTCAGCCTCGACGCGACGGCGAACGCGGAGGCGACCATCTCCGCCTCCGGGTCCGCGAAGATGAAGGCCCACGACAACAGCCACGGCATCCTCGTCGTGAAGTCCGGCGAGAACAAGCAGGTCGTGGTCGCCAACGTCTCCTCGGGCGCGTCGGCGTCCGCGGAGTCCGACCAGCAGGTGTCCGTGACCACGGAGAGCGGCACGAAGGGCACGTTCATCGTGGTCGGCGAGGGCTCGGTCACCGTCAACGAGAACGGTAACGTGTCCGCGAAACTCCAGGCGAACTCGAAACTCGTCTTCCGGGCGTACCCGGACAGCAAGTCCGACCAGGCCGAGCAGAACGAGAAGCTCATCGCGTCCGGCAAGGTCGCCGGCGAGGTGTACGTCGAAAAGCAGGACGGCAAGATGGTGACCGACACCGTCGCGTACACCCAGAAGACCTCCGTGAAGGCCGAGCAGTCCGCCGAGAGCACGGTGAAGATGACCGTCGAGCGGTCCGCATCGAAGGGCAAGATCGTCATCACGAGCGTCTCCGAGGCGGCGGTCGGCTCGACCTCGAACATGAACGTGACCGTGGACGGCGAGGCGGCCGCGAAGGTCTCCTCGTACAGCAAACTCAAGGGCGCTATCGGTAGCGACTCCTCTGCGTACATGGTCAAGCAGGCGTCCAGCGCCTCCGCGAAGGCGCAGGTGTACGTCGCCATCAACCACTTCTCGACGAAGACGGTGAAGATGTCCGGCAACGGCAGCGGCGACAACGCCGATTCCGGCAACACGAGCGACGGCAGTGACGGCAGCAGCGGTTCCTCGGGCGGCAGCGTGCCCGGCTTCGGCATCGGCGCCGCGCTCGTCGCAGCGCTCGGCGCTGCGCTCCTCGCCTACCGCCGACAGTAA